CTCGTGCTGAAATTGAGTGGTTTCTATTTCTTCAATATCACATTCGAAGCTGTTTTCTTCCATCATTCTAATAAATGCATGTGTTGCCCAACCTACACCCCAGATGTTATGTTTAGGTCATGTATGGCTGATTTTATTATGATCAGAcctcaaaattgaaatttaattatttctttgttATGTTTAGTATAATCATTTAAATTCTATAGCCTATTAATTATAGTTTGATGATAGTCATATAGTACTCACCATTATTGCAATTCGGGAATGGGAAAAATTGGAGATAGCAAATCGAAGAAACAACAATTCCTACATTAAGTGCAATGGCGATGGATTAGTAGtaaaatagaataattaaaAGTTGGTGTATATAGAAGCAAGGTGACTGACCTAACATGGATCCAGTAAACACATCGGTCCAGTGATGCCAATAGTCGTCGACACGAGAAATAGCAACAAGCGCAGCAAACAAATAAGGAATAAGCACAATGCAAATCTTGGCCGCATGCCCTCTTTTATCAAACACTTTTATTTTCCCAGATAAATACCATGCCAGAAACCCTAACCCTGCACCATTTTCATTTACCTAATTAAATTTTCATTATACATATGTTTCTATAATTAATGAGTAATGTTGTTGCTACCAACATGCAGAATGGCCACTAGGAAAGCTTTTGTATCCTTCTTTTATAAGCTTCCGATCTCCGGTGCACATAACGTCCCCGTTGTTAGGGTTAAATATCTAGACATACAACCATGATTCTTGTTAAGCATGTCCATTTGTGCATAAAACTAAAAACAATATTATGCGAAAATTTGAATGTTCACATGATCACGCGAATTGAACGGTTTCCCGTGATCGTGTCGCGCAAGTTGAATAATTTTCACTTAGTACTATCATGCGATATTGCTCAATTCGCATGACCACTATTTAAAATTTCCTCTTTACAAGTTCTATATTCGTAAAACGTCTCATGAccaatttgatatattttgattCATAGAAGCGGGAACgaataaaaatatatcaaattggTCATGCCAGTCTTACTAACATTGACACGTAAAATGGTCTTAACAATTACTCTACCGCGATTCCATCGGGGAAACACCGAAAGTAGAAGTTGGGGCGAGGTCGTCCAACAGCATCTTTTATGGAATCAGTTACGACTGACGTGATCAGGACAAAATAAGCAAGCCCTAACATATCACAATTAATGAGTTATGGCTATATATATACAACaacacaaattaattaataatgtcaAAAACTTACCAAGAACAGCATGGTGCAGATCATAAACATCCTTTCTTCGGTGGTAATAAATCAAAAACACCAAGCATGGCAAGATCACAGCATACACCTATTATATTCCCACAACCAATTCAATCACTTAATCATAAACACCTCAAAaaattattagtactactaattaatatatatgtgtatagATATACAGGGACAGCCCACATAGGGACGGTGTCTGGTATTTTGAGAGGGTATTTGAGGTCCGTCATGAGGTCGGAGCTTATGTAGCGATGGAAGGGCTCGATGATGTTGAGGCCGCCATCGATTCCAGCAAGGAGGAGCAGAATAAGCCAATCCTGCATATGCAGCCTTACCAGCCTTGCTCCATGCGACTGCACCGTGTGCAGCACAAAATTGCTCTCTCGCGGACTCTTCGCACAATCTGATTAATTCAACAAAACAAAACTATAATCACTAATTCATAGAATAAGCAAGTTGTATTTGAATGGAACACATTCTACCTTAAACTTTGAACTTTGATGTGTGATCTTGATTGCAACGAACACATGCATTTGCGTGTTCTGTTCCATTTCAAATAGTCAATGATTAGACGACAATTCAACCCCAGAACATCCTTcaaatatttccattaaatataCCAAAAAATATCACATGATAAATACACTTAATCATATATAGTCTATACATTAGAAATGGACCACTCGCCACCTTAAAAGACGGGGTTATCCAAGAATATATAGATGAGACATAGTCATCATTGTTACATTGTATCATAGCAGGCTCAAGTCGATGTGGATCTCTTACTCTGCGCGTGTGCATTCCGGCCAACATGTGCAAGGGCGTGTTGAAAAACCCTCATTCTTGTCCCATGTTTCATCATCTATATATTCTTGGATAACTCTTTCTCCTtttaaggccttttaagggggtGACTGACTCATTtctacatatataaaaaattacagTACTACTATTCTGTAATGGCCATCATAACAACAATTATAAACATTTCGTCTCAAAAAAGTTTTCCTAATGATTCAAAATGTTTGGAAATATTTGAATTCTTGGAATAGCAAATACAACGAAACACAATTCTCCAGGGATGCATATGCATGAGAACAAAATCATATCATAATCGCATTCAAATTTCCAGAAATGGAAGTTCGTGATCAAAGTGGAATTGGCATtcaaaatatgttgaaattaAGGACGTACCGTCgacaaaggaaaaaaaaacaaaaataaacagGAAAATCAGCTGGATGTCTCGTGAATAAGGCCTCGCCAATTTATAAGAAAAAACAACTTCTATAAATTTATATCATATGAAAATGA
This portion of the Salvia splendens isolate huo1 chromosome 10, SspV2, whole genome shotgun sequence genome encodes:
- the LOC121752694 gene encoding probable lipid phosphate phosphatase 4, with the translated sequence MQDWLILLLLAGIDGGLNIIEPFHRYISSDLMTDLKYPLKIPDTVPMWAVPVYAVILPCLVFLIYYHRRKDVYDLHHAVLGLAYFVLITSVVTDSIKDAVGRPRPNFYFRCFPDGIAIFNPNNGDVMCTGDRKLIKEGYKSFPSGHSAWLGFLAWYLSGKIKVFDKRGHAAKICIVLIPYLFAALVAISRVDDYWHHWTDVFTGSMLGIVVSSICYLQFFPFPNCNNGWATHAFIRMMEENSFECDIEEIETTQFQHEDRRDRPTPVEEINGRDRDRGRDREPCRIIAF